A genomic stretch from Xiphophorus maculatus strain JP 163 A chromosome 14, X_maculatus-5.0-male, whole genome shotgun sequence includes:
- the LOC111611141 gene encoding macrophage mannose receptor 1-like, which yields MWKILLVLFLSERFILSTCDQHQYHFVSGSFTWSEAQAYCRQKHTDLATVQSPTEVERVLDTLSSAGHTSEVWIGLYSEIDWRWSDGFTGSGAEYRDWETSDDEPDFYYAYQFCVLIANNGKYWDDSCSISYPFICYNGTQENPEYVLVNEPRSWSDAQKYCRQNFRDLATIRNHTENQRAQSLLPSPAFVWIGLFRDPNFHWSDGSRFVYRNWAKVFNIIGSNRIICGVTWSPGQWRFRSCETKRSFVCHSLPEMKRLVKLRLKTEDSVNLNDPLVMANILKKLQDRLNENGTSGTTLKWREQPDGDVYKKKKKAEL from the exons ATGTGGAAGATCTTGTTGGTCCTCTTTCTCTCAG AGAGGTTCATCCTCTCCACATGCGACCAGCATCAGTATCACTTTGTCAGTGGATCTTTCACCTGGAGCGAAGCTCAGGCCtactgcagacagaaacacacagacctGGCCACCGTCCAGAGTCCCACAGAAGTGGAGCGAGTTTTGGATACGCTTTCATCTGCTGGTCACACATCGGAGGTCTGGATCGGTTTGTACAGTGAGATCGACTGGAGGTGGTCTGATGGTTTCACAGGGAGCGGGGCTGAATACAGGGACTGGGAAACCTCTGATGATGAACCAGATTTTTATTATGCCTACCAGTTCTGTGTGTTGATTGCTAACAATGGCAAATATTGGGATGATTCCTGCAGCATCTCGTACCCATTTATCTGCTACAACG GCACACAGGAGAATCCTGAATATGTTCTGGTCAATGAACCCAGATCCTGGTCCGATGCTCAGAAGTACTGCAGGCAGAACTTCAGAGACCTGGCTACCATCAGGAACCACACAGAAAACCAGAGAGCTCAAAGTTTGCTTCCTAGTCCGGCCTTTGTATGGATTGGTCTGTTTAGAGATCCAAACTTTCACTGGTCTGATGGGAGCAGATTTGTCTACAGAAACTGGGCAAAAGTTTTCAACATAATAGGCTCCAACAGAATCATTTGTGGAGTCACATGGAGTCCAGGGCAATGGAGGTTTCGCTCATGTGAAACAAAAAGGTCATTTGTTTGCCACAGCCTCCCAG AAATGAAACGGCTTGTGAAGCTGAGACTGAAGACTGAGGACTCTGTCAATCTGAACGATCCGCTTGTGATGGCAAACATCCTGAAAAAG CTGCAGGACAGACTGAATGAGAATGGAACGAGTGGAACCACCTTGAAATGGAGAGAGCAGCCTGACGGAGACGTctataagaagaagaagaaggccgAACTCTGA
- the LOC111610836 gene encoding histone H2A-like, with product MSGRGKTGGKTRAKAKTRSSRAGLQFPVGRVHRLLRKGNYAERVGAGAPVYLAAVLEYLTAEILELAGNAARDNKKTRIIPRHLQLAVRNDEELNKLLGGVTIAQGGVLPNIQAVLLPKKTEKAAKAK from the coding sequence atGAGTGGCCGCGGAAAGACCGGAGGAAAAACCAGAGCGAAGGCCAAGACCCGCTCCTCCAGAGCCGGACTCCAGTTCCCGGTGGGCCGCGTTCACAGGCTGCTTCGCAAAGGCAACTATGCGGAGCGGGTCGGTGCCGGAGCCCCCGTCTACCTGGCCGCTGTGCTCGAGTATCTGACCGCTGAGATCCTGGAGCTGGCTGGGAACGCCGCCCGCGACAACAAGAAGACCCGCATCATCCCCCGTCACCTGCAGCTGGCCGTCCGCAACGACGAGGAGCTCAACAAGCTGCTGGGTGGAGTCACCATCGCTCAGGGTGGAGTGCTGCCCAACATCCAGGCGGTGCTGCTGCCCAAGAAGACCGAGAAGGCCGCCAAGGCCAAGTAA
- the LOC111610827 gene encoding histone H3 yields MARTKQTARKSTGGKAPRKQLATKAARKSAPATGGVKKPHRYRPGTVALREIRRYQKSTELLIRKLPFQRLVREIAQDFKTDLRFQSSAVMALQEASEAYLVGLFEDTNLCAIHAKRVTIMPKDIQLARRIRGERA; encoded by the coding sequence ATGGCCAGAACCAAGCAGACCGCCCGTAAATCCACCGGAGGCAAAGCCCCCAGGAAGCAGCTGGCCACCAAGGCAGCCAGGAAGAGCGCTCCGGCTACCGGCGGCGTGAAGAAGCCTCACCGCTACAGGCCCGGTACCGTGGCTCTGAGGGAGATCCGTCGCTACCAGAAGTCGACGGAGCTGCTGATCCGCAAGCTGCCCTTCCAGCGTCTGGTCCGAGAGATCGCTCAGGACTTCAAGACCGACCTGCGCTTCCAGAGCTCCGCCGTCATGGCTCTGCAGGAGGCCAGCGAGGCCTACCTGGTGGGTCTGTTCGAGGACACCAACCTGTGCGCCATCCACGCCAAGAGGGTCACCATCATGCCCAAAGACATCCAGCTGGCCCGCCGCATCCGCGGAGAGAGAGCTTAG